CCTCGGGAGTCTCGTCAGTTGTCATTCGGTGCCTCCTCCCGGACCGTGTTATCCAACGCTAGATGAGGGGTGGGCCCCGGGCAACGACATCCGCTCCCCGGCGCTCGGCGTGTCGCGCGTTCGAGGCCGGCGCGGGCCGGATCGGGTCAGGACAGAAGGCGGTCCAGCGCGCTGCGGACGAAGATCGCCCGGAGCTCCTCCAGGCGCTTGGCGAGCTCCGGTGCGAGCTCGCTGGCGCGGGCGCGGCTCGAGGCATCCGTCCGGCGCAGGAGCGCCGCGAGAGCCGACTCGACCAGTGCGACGTCGCGCTCGGCGCTCTGTCGCAGCGTGCGGACGTGGCGCGGCTCGATGCCGTGGCGGTCGAGGGCGACGAGGGCGCGGAGGATCGCGACCTGCTGCTCGGTGTACGCGTCGGAGCCGGCGAGCACGCCCGTGCTGATCGCGTCGTTGAGCAGCTGGGGCGCCGCGCCCGTGGCCGAGAGGAGCTCCTCGCGACGGTAGCGCCGCGGCGCGGGAACGATCGAGGGCGGCGGAGCGGCGACCGGGGTCGCGGGGTCACGGCCGGCGTCGATGTCTTCGAGGTACTCGCGGATGACGACGAGCGGCAGGTAGTGGTCGCGCTGGAGCGTCAGGGCGAGACGCAGCCGCTCGAGGTCGGTCTGCGAGAACTTGCGATAGCCCGACTCGGTGCGCACGGGCGTCACGATGCCCTGCACTTCGAGGAAGCGCAGCTTGCTCGAGGTGAGCGTCGGGAACTCCGGGGCAAGCCGGGCGAGGACCTGTCCGATGCTCAGAAGACCCGCGGACGATGAGCGTTCGCGGGCGGCAGCCGTCGACATCAACCGTCCGCGGCCTGCGCGAGGTCTGCGGGCGAGACGAAGAAGTTGAGGCGGAACTTGCCGATGCGCACCTCGGAGCCGTTGTCGAGGCGGGCACGGTCGACCCGCTCGCCGTTGACGTAGGTGCCGTTGAGCGATCGCTGATCGACGATCTCGAAGCCCGCGTCATCCCGCGTGATCTCGGCATGGCGGCGCGACACGGTGACGTCGTCGAAGAAGATGTCGGCCTCGGGGTGGCGGCCCACCGTCGTCACGTCGGTGTCGAGGAGGTAGCGGGCGCCGGCCGTGGGACCGGAGCGCACGATGAGGATCGCTACGCGCGACGGCAGGGCCTCGATCGCGTCGAGCTCGGCGGTCGACAGGTCGGCCCCGAACGGGATGAAGGACAGATCGGAATCGTGTCCGAACGTCTGGGTCGTGTCTGCGGCCCGGTCGGCCGGGTGTGCAGCCTCCGAGTCCGCAGCGCGGCGGATCTCATCCGGTCGGCGATTGTCGTCCACGCTGCTCCTCCTCGTCGCAAAAAGCCTATCCGATCGGCTCGCCCCGTGAAGAGCCGTCGCCACCCGCTCGCGCCGCGGACCGGGGGGGTTCCGCATTGTTTCGGCGTGTGTCGCTTCGGATGCCTCGGCAGGCGCCCTTGCCTAGCCTTGGCGGGGTAATCGAACCTACTGATCGGAGCAACCCGTGTCGACCCCGCACTCCCACATTCCGCCCCTCGAGGTGCGTGAGCGTGCGGCGTGCATGTGCGTCCACGGGCGGGCCTGCTCGACGTTCGCGCCGGGTCACGCGCTGCATCTGATCCAGGCGCGCCTGGCTTCGGCCACACCCTCGGACTGGGTGGACGCGATCGTCGAGGCGGTCCACGCCGATGGCACGCTCGTGCTGCGGCCGATCGCCGGCGCGACGCCCCTCTCCGTGTGGAACGGATCAGGCGCCGCGCAGGAGATCTCCGCCGGCACGCCGGTCGCGCTGCACGAGCGCTACGACGTCCTCGCGGTCGGCCAGCGGCGCTTCAACGTCGCGCCGCTCACCGACTGACGCCAAGGGAAAGGCGACGGGCTCAGCCCATCGCCATCATGCTGTCCTTCATGGCCATGCATGCGTCCATGCACGCCTTGCAGGACTGAGCGCACATCTTGCAGATCTCGCTGTGATCGGCGTGCTCCATGCACTCGTCCATGCACTGCTGGCACATCGCGATGCACGCGTCGAGCATCGCCATCATGCTGGCCTGGTTCATGCCCTGCATGCGCAGCATCGCGCGCATCATCGTGTTGCACATGTCCGCGCAGTTCATGCACGTGATCGCGCACGACATCATCTGCGTCGAGCACACCGTGCAGGCCTGCTCGCAAGCCGAGCAGGCATCCATACACGCCTGCATGACCGACATGTCCATCATGTCCATGCCGGGCATCGACTTCATGTCCTTCGACATCATGTCCATCATCATCGAGTCCATCCCGCACCTCCGTCCGTTGCATCGAATCGACGGGCGTTCGGACCCGCCTGCGGCCATGGTATGCCGGGGGTCGCCGTCATAGAAGACCCCGATAGGCTCTGGCGGGTGTCGTCACAAGGAATTCACAAACGCCCCGTCCGCCGGGTCTCCGCGGCCCTCGTCGCCGTCGCCCTGAGCCTTGCGGCGACCATCGGCGCAACCCTCCTCGGGGCCGCACCCGCGAGCGCGCACGACGAGTTCCTCTCGGCCGATCCGGCCGCCGACGCGACCGTCGAGTCGCTCCCGGCGGAGATCACGCTGACCTTCAGCGGCCTCATCTCCACTGAGGAGGGTGCGAACGAGATCGCGGTGACGGATGCCTCGGGCGCCTCGCTCGTCGAGGGCGAGCCGTCCGTGAGCGACACCGTGGTGACGCAGCGGCTCACGACCGGCGCCGCGAGCGCGTCGGGTGCCGTCACGGTGCTGTGGAAGGTCGTCTCGAGCGACGGGCATCCGATTTCGGGCGAGTACTCGTTCACCGTCACCGGAGCCCCCACTCCGACGCCCACAGCCTCGAGCTCTCCCACCGAGAGCGCGTCGCCCGCAGAGCCCGTGGAGACGCCCAGCGCGACCGCCACCCCGACCACTGCGCCGACGGAGGCCTCATCGTCTGGGGCTGTCTGGCCGTGGGTCGTCGGGGGCCTCGTCGTCCTGGCCGTCGCCGCCGCCCTGATCTACCTCCTCACCTCCCGCTCACGACGTGAGCGGGCCCTCGCCGAAGGCCGTGATCCCGCGGGTCCCGCGGCCTCCGGCGGCGGATCGGAGCCTCCGCTCGACCGATAGGGTTAAGGCATGCCTCACTACGACGTCGTCATCCTCGGTGCCGGCCCCGGCGGCTATGTCGCGGCCGTCCGCAGCGCTCAGCTCGGCCTCTCCGTCGCGATCATCGAAGAGAAGTACTGGGGCGGCGTCTGCCTCAACGTCGGGTGCATCCCCTCGAAGGCGCTGCTCAAGAACGCAGACCTCGCGCACCAGTTCCACCACAAGGCCGACCTCTTCGGCATCTCGGGCGACGTGTCGTTCGACTACGGCGTCGCGTGGGACCGCAGCCGCACCGTGGCCAACGGCCACGTCAAGGG
This genomic interval from Microbacterium sp. 4R-513 contains the following:
- a CDS encoding MerR family transcriptional regulator, encoding MSTAAARERSSSAGLLSIGQVLARLAPEFPTLTSSKLRFLEVQGIVTPVRTESGYRKFSQTDLERLRLALTLQRDHYLPLVVIREYLEDIDAGRDPATPVAAPPPSIVPAPRRYRREELLSATGAAPQLLNDAISTGVLAGSDAYTEQQVAILRALVALDRHGIEPRHVRTLRQSAERDVALVESALAALLRRTDASSRARASELAPELAKRLEELRAIFVRSALDRLLS
- a CDS encoding FHA domain-containing protein, with amino-acid sequence MDDNRRPDEIRRAADSEAAHPADRAADTTQTFGHDSDLSFIPFGADLSTAELDAIEALPSRVAILIVRSGPTAGARYLLDTDVTTVGRHPEADIFFDDVTVSRRHAEITRDDAGFEIVDQRSLNGTYVNGERVDRARLDNGSEVRIGKFRLNFFVSPADLAQAADG
- a CDS encoding copper resistance CopC family protein; the encoded protein is MSSQGIHKRPVRRVSAALVAVALSLAATIGATLLGAAPASAHDEFLSADPAADATVESLPAEITLTFSGLISTEEGANEIAVTDASGASLVEGEPSVSDTVVTQRLTTGAASASGAVTVLWKVVSSDGHPISGEYSFTVTGAPTPTPTASSSPTESASPAEPVETPSATATPTTAPTEASSSGAVWPWVVGGLVVLAVAAALIYLLTSRSRRERALAEGRDPAGPAASGGGSEPPLDR